The following are from one region of the Simiduia agarivorans SA1 = DSM 21679 genome:
- a CDS encoding response regulator transcription factor: MATILWAEDQRHWIDKFSDCLLNTAFDDAPNQLIVLDGVQAVQAFCLEGNATPDLALLDARMHGDDQAGFTVSQSLRKRWPDLPIIYLSEHSGTQIEAQAFSLHSTLDFIAKHQRNVEQVLCWRIKALLRQRALSQPSAQTDCVRSGPLQIDLVSWDIYWAGNKLHNPKNPRRALPPTPRKILHYLVEHSPRPQTAAQVARALALDEERFSNAAYRQHIRTLRDAIDNVSQRTFSTLCKQGLGLVTAGDAGSYRWVPPSEADA; the protein is encoded by the coding sequence ATGGCAACCATTCTCTGGGCAGAAGACCAGCGGCATTGGATCGATAAATTTTCCGATTGCCTGCTGAATACCGCATTTGACGACGCCCCCAATCAGCTGATTGTGCTGGACGGGGTGCAGGCCGTGCAGGCATTCTGCCTCGAGGGCAATGCGACACCGGATCTGGCCTTGCTGGACGCGCGCATGCATGGCGATGACCAGGCCGGTTTTACCGTGTCACAAAGCCTGCGCAAACGCTGGCCGGATCTGCCGATCATTTATTTGTCGGAACACAGCGGCACCCAGATTGAAGCGCAGGCGTTCAGTTTGCACAGCACACTGGACTTTATTGCCAAGCATCAACGCAATGTGGAACAGGTATTGTGCTGGCGTATCAAAGCGCTGTTGCGTCAGCGCGCCCTGAGCCAACCGAGTGCGCAAACCGATTGCGTGCGCAGCGGTCCGCTGCAAATTGATCTGGTCAGCTGGGATATTTACTGGGCCGGCAACAAGCTGCACAACCCGAAAAATCCACGCCGCGCCCTGCCCCCGACACCGCGCAAAATCCTGCATTATCTGGTGGAGCACTCGCCCCGGCCACAGACGGCCGCTCAGGTGGCCCGTGCGCTGGCACTGGATGAAGAACGCTTTTCCAACGCCGCCTACCGTCAACACATCCGCACCTTGCGCGATGCAATCGATAACGTCAGCCAGCGTACCTTTTCCACGCTTTGCAAACAGGGCTTGGGTCTGGTGACCGCAGGCGACGCGGGCAGTTATCGCTGGGTTCCACCTTCCGAGGCCGATGCATGA
- a CDS encoding vWA domain-containing protein, translating into MTYLRVNTGLIIAALLLTLVGCGETRPQHRAVYLLMDTSGTYTEELAKAQGIMNYLLATLDSGDAVAVARIDSGSFSEKDIVAKATFDERPSVANQQKRAFKQQLDVYVKSVRHGSRHTDITGGLLQASEFLNETGAGEKYVLVFSDLEEDLEKGHIRDFPIALEGIRVVALNVTKLRTDNIDPRDYLRRLEAWQKRVVEGGGQWAVMNDLERLDQLIAAR; encoded by the coding sequence ATGACTTATTTACGCGTAAATACCGGCCTGATTATCGCCGCGCTGCTGCTCACCCTGGTGGGCTGCGGTGAAACCCGCCCGCAACACCGCGCTGTCTATTTGTTGATGGATACCTCGGGGACTTACACCGAAGAACTGGCCAAAGCGCAGGGCATCATGAACTACCTGCTGGCCACGCTCGACAGCGGCGATGCCGTGGCGGTGGCGCGCATCGACAGCGGCAGCTTCAGCGAAAAAGATATTGTTGCCAAAGCCACGTTCGATGAACGCCCGAGTGTGGCCAATCAGCAGAAGCGCGCATTCAAACAACAGCTGGATGTGTATGTGAAATCGGTGCGCCACGGCAGCCGCCACACGGACATTACCGGTGGCCTGTTACAGGCCAGTGAGTTTCTGAATGAAACCGGCGCTGGCGAAAAATACGTGCTGGTATTTTCTGATCTGGAAGAAGATCTTGAAAAAGGCCACATCCGTGACTTTCCCATTGCGCTGGAAGGCATCCGGGTGGTGGCGTTGAACGTGACCAAGCTGCGCACCGACAACATCGACCCGCGCGATTACCTGCGCCGTTTAGAGGCCTGGCAAAAGCGGGTAGTGGAGGGCGGCGGCCAATGGGCGGTGATGAATGATCTGGAGCGCCTCGACCAGCTGATCGCCGCGCGCTGA